One window of Paenibacillus sp. FSL K6-3182 genomic DNA carries:
- a CDS encoding glycerol-3-phosphate responsive antiterminator: protein MLLNGQNVLPAVHKLKDVEAVLASPFSYMVLLGGHLGQLKHIVDLASQHNKKVLLHADLIDGLKNDEYAAEFLCQSIRPAGIISTRSSVIGRTKQNGLIAIQRLFLIDSDALERSYTVLDKNRPDFIEVLPGVIPDIISEVKQRSGIPIIAGGLVRTEAHVSQALEAGASAITTSRKELWKLGK, encoded by the coding sequence ATGTTGCTAAACGGGCAAAACGTATTGCCGGCAGTGCATAAGCTGAAGGATGTGGAAGCGGTGCTTGCCTCGCCTTTTTCATACATGGTGCTCCTTGGTGGGCATTTGGGACAGTTAAAGCATATCGTTGATCTGGCGAGCCAGCATAACAAAAAGGTACTGCTGCATGCCGATTTGATCGATGGCTTGAAAAACGATGAATACGCGGCAGAGTTTCTTTGCCAGTCTATTAGGCCTGCAGGCATTATCTCGACGCGATCCAGCGTTATTGGTCGTACGAAGCAAAATGGGCTGATTGCCATTCAGCGATTATTTCTTATTGATTCGGATGCTTTGGAGAGAAGTTATACGGTGCTGGACAAGAATCGTCCTGATTTCATTGAGGTACTGCCGGGTGTTATACCGGATATTATAAGTGAAGTGAAGCAGCGGAGCGGCATTCCCATTATAGCGGGAGGACTAGTTCGCACGGAGGCGCATGTCAGCCAGGCGCTTGAAGCGGGAGCTTCGGCGATAACGACATCACGGAAAGAGCTGTGGAAGCTAGGAAAATAA